The DNA region GGAACATATTCTATTCCGGTGGGTAATTCAAGCCACAAAGTCGCATTGCTAATATCAATGGTGCCCGTATTTATCAATTGGCTACCCGCTTCTGCGGTTTGACAAAGCTGGGCATTTACGGGGTCATAAACAAGCAACTTGACTTGTTGGCTTAGGCTAAAAAAATGACTAAAAAGGACAAATAGCAGGGTGTTAAAGCTGCGATTACAAAGAAAATCCATTTGAATTTGCTGAATATTCATCATGGGAATTATCAGGGTCGGCTTAGCAAATATAAAAAATTTAATGATAATCAGCAAATTGAAACACAGGCTTTTAACACGTTTGTTTCAAATTTCAACCCTGTATAAGCTGGTTTATAATAGGATTTTGTTTTAGGATTTGTATGCTATGATTTGTGTTTCCCCTAATTTTAAAATCACAATAAACACACATTTACTTAACATAAAGATCAAATAAGGATAATATAGGCTTAATGGATTTGGAGTCACGCCTGTTGTAATTTTGTATTGTATACGTTTAAAGAAAATGTTGAAATATCTATTGTTGTTTTATTGTTATTTTTAAAACCCTAAAATTTACAATAGTAAACAATAATACTTAAACAGGCGGATTGGTTAAGATTAAAAAATTTGTATTTCTACAAATTTTATGAATCAAACAAATAACAATGCAAGTAAGCAACGAACTATTTTTGTTAGTGTAGAGAATTGCATGTTTCAATATTATTTTAAAAGTATTTCAAACAGAGTATATTCAATGAATTTAATTATTATTTTTTCTACATATTAATTTAGAAAAATTAATATCTTATAAAGAATCATTTCAACACTTTTTTACAGCAGCTACCTGTTTGCTCAGGTGGCTGTTTTTATAATTTATTTGAATGATTAATTTATTTATAATGTTTAAGAGTTCAAATTATTAAAAACTATAGGTACCAAAAGGCCTGAAATATGGGGCTTTCATGGATTTTTTGATTTTTTGAATATAGATTTTGTTTCAATTTGATTTTATGCGTAAGAAAATATTTGATTATTTTATTTTGCAAATTCAATTAGATTATTTTCCCGTTTTGTTTTAGCTACTCTTTTATTTATTTCTTAGAAATCTTTAAAATAACTTCACAAATAAGCTATATTTAATATTAACTTAATATTACATTGAATTCATTTGAGATTGTCAGCGGTAACTTTGCAGCGTAAATATAAACGCAATGAAATTAACGCAAATGAACCTAAACTACAAGAGAAGCAATTTTCTTTTGGTTTTTTTATTCCCGATGTTGACTTCCTTTTCAATATCTCAAAACCTCAGCATTATTTCTGGAAAAATTATTGATAAAACCAATGGTGAAGCATTGATTGGAGCAACAATAATTTTAGAAGGAACTACAAAAGGTGCAGTAACAGATATTGAAGGAAATTTTAAACTGGCAGTTGAACCTGGCACTTATACGGTTAATATCCGATATATTGGTTATGAACCTGGAATCATCAAGATTGAAACCAAATCAGATGAAGTAATTCACCTTGATTTTGCAATGGAAGAGGCAAAAGCGCTTTCATTAAATGAAGTCGTTGTATCGGCTACACTTGAAAAATCAAGTGATGTTGCCATGAACATTGAACTAAGAAAAGCAGCTCTAATAGCCAGTGGAATAACAGCATCCGAAATTCGAAAAACCCCGGACCGTACTGTGGGGGATATACTCAAACGAGTTACCGGTGCTTCTATTCAGGAAGGTCGTTTTGCAATTATCCGTGGCATGAACGACCGATACAATGCCGGTTATCTGGATGGTGCGTTATTATCTTCAACCGAATCTGATCGTAAGGCATTTGCCTTTGACGTGGTTCCCGCCAATTTAATTGACAATTTAATGATCGTCAAGGCTGGTTCTGCTGAGTTAATTGGTGATTTTGGGGGGGGTGTAATTAAGATTAATACCAAATCTGTACCAGATAAACTGGTTCAAAATATATCTGTTGGTGCCCAATACCATTCGCTGACAACATTTAATGACTTTAAGCAATTTAAAACCTATGCATCGGAAAAGTTGAACTTTTTGAGTGAAAAGCGCAATATTCCGACTTTTGAAGAGGGTGCTTTAAAGTTGTCTTCAACTTTTCCAAGCAATGCAGATAAAATTAGACTGGGTAATATTTCCAAGAACTTCAATAATGATTGGTCCAGCAGTTCCATCAATGTAACTCCCAATGCTCGTTTAGCCTATTCTATTGGATTTCCAATTCAATTGAATGATTATAAAAAATTGGGTGTGATTTTTGCTTTAAATTATTCCAATACACGCAGAATATCCGGAAACGAAATCAATTCGTATGATGGTTCTGGACAGGTATCAGGATTTACTGATAAATCCTATCTTAGAAATATCACCACAGGAGGAATTTTTAATTTGAATTATATAGGGGCGAATACGCAAATTAATTTTCATAATTTAATGAACATTAATACAGACAATAATTCAATTTACAGAACGGGTACTGCAAATTTTACCGATGTTTTAACGGTTCAAAATACAGCAAACGTTATAAATTATAATAGCTTATACAATGGCATAGCTTCTTTGAAGCAACTTATAGGAGACAGTATATTATGTGTAAATGCATCTTTAAGCTATTCAAACGTTCACCGTGAAATACCTGATTACAGAATTGCAAGTTATTTCAAATTGCCTGATTTCCCATCATACCAATTGACATTAGGTGATTTCTTTAATTCTAGTACCGGACGATTTGCATCCATGCTGGATGAAAATTTATACAGTGGTACAATTGAACTCACTAAGAAAATCAGAACTTCTAAAATTAAAACTGAATTTAAGACAGGTTATTATTTTCAAACCAGGCATAGGACTTTTGAAGGAAGAAGTTTTGTTTATGGCGGGACTCCCAATGAGACCACTTTAAATCCTGAAATTGATTTGGGCCAGAAGAATATTGACGCAACAAAATTATTCCTTATAGAAAAAACATCAAACGACCTTGCATATTATAGAGGTAAATCTTTTGTAAGTGCATTTTATGGTTCTGTTGATCAGAATTATTTCAATAGATTCAGAGCAATTTATGGTTTGCGTTTTGAAGATATTGATTTGAATGTAGACAATCAAAAAGTAAATACCCCAATAGCAGACATTAAGAAAATGTCCATTTTGCCTTCAGTAAACCTAACTTATTCCTTGAATGAAAAAACGAATATAAGGGCAAGTTATTTCTCTTCAGTAAACAGACCTGAGTTTCGTGAACTAGCACCTTTTGCCTTTTATGTATTTGATAAAAATGCAGAGATCAGAGGGAATAATGATTTGAAGATTGCTAATCTAATGAATTTTGATGTTCGTTATGAATTTTACCCTCAAGGCGGCCAGTTGATTTCAATTGGAGGATTTTATAAATCAATTCAAAATCCTATTGAACTGAGTTTAGATATAACTCAGGCCCAAACAACATTTACCTTTCACAATGAAAAAGCATCCAGAATATATGGTATTGAGTTAGAATTGAAAAAGAAATTGGACTTTATTGGAAGATCTGATTTATTCAGAGACTTTGCGGTTTATTCCAATTTTTCAATAATTCATTCCGAACTCAGTTTTAAGGATGGATCACAAGCTAAGTCTAACAGACCATTGCAAGGTCAATCTCCTTATATTATAAATGCGAGACTTCAGTATGAAAACCCAAATAATGGATGGTCTTGTAATATTGGTCTGAATCGAGTAGGACGTCGGATTGCATATGTGGGCGTCGATCCAAAATATGGTAATACACGACAGGATATTTACGAAGAACCCCGTACAGTGCTGGATTTTCAAGTGGGTAAAACATTTAATAATATCAACATCAAGTTGACTTTAGGGGATTTGTTGCATAAAGATTTAATTTATTATCAGGATGTAAATAATGATGGTAAATACACTTCCTCAAATTTGCCTAATTCTGATCGATTGATGTTCATTTTTAGCAATGGATTTAGCTCGACATTAAACCTTAGTTATTCATTTTAAAATTGATAGACACAATAAAGATATATGCAATTATTGGTTTCGTCCTTACAGATCTAAGACTAATAAAAATAAAACTATTTGAAATCTAAAATAAACTAATCAACATGAAATTAAATTTACTTGTAATTATTACTTTGTCGATATTTATTGTAAATAGCAATAATGCTCAAAGTAATTTTAAACTCAGCTCCACAGATTATGTGGGTGCGTTCTCAAAGGACCTAACAAATGATTGGACAACAGGCTGGACCAACTTTGATCCAAAAAATACAAATTATCCTGATCCAACAGACACCATCACATTGAATGGAATGTTGTCAAGTTTGGCAATACCGGGAGAAAAGAATATTGACGGAGGCACGACACTTACTTTGGATGCATCAAAAGTGTATTTACTTAAAGGATTTGTAGTAGTAAGAAATGGTGGTAAATTGGTTATACCTGCCGGCACAATAATCCGTGCGATAGCAGATTTGAATGCATCACCAAAGAATTATGCATCAATCATCGTAGAGCGTGGAGGCAAAATAGAAATAACAGGAGATAAAAATAATCCTGTTGTAATCAGTTCAGCAAAAGCGGCAGGTAGCCGGGAACGAGGAGATTGGGGAGGCCTGTTGATCGCAGGAAGAGCCTTCCATAATTTATGGAATGCAGGCACAGATGCCGTTCAAATGGAAGGATTTAACAATGTAACATTTGATGCAAATTTGGCTCGATTTGGAGGAACAGATCCACTTGACAATTCAGGTATCATAAGTTATCTGAGATTGGAATTTGGAGGATTGGCATTTGAAATCAATAAAGAGATCAATGCATTAACCTTGGGAGCAGTTGGATCAGGAACAGTAATCAACCACGTACAGGCATCCTATTCAAATGATGATTCATTTGAATGGTTTGGCGGTTCGGTAAACTCAAGCCATTTGATAGCATGGAAAGGAACAGATGACGATTTTGATACCGATAATGGATATAATGGGATCAGTCAATTTGGACTTGGAGTACGGGATTCATCGTATTATGATTTGACATACGCGCTGCCATCAGGATCATCAACATCAGAAGGATTTGAAAGTGATAATGAAGCAACGGGAACAGCAAATTTATCTGGTCCGTATACAAGTGGAGTATTTTCGAATTATACGATGGTAGGCCCGGTTCCGGTAGGCGCAAAGTATACAGACATGAATTCAGTGACCCGGGCAGCATTTCGTCGCGGAGCCCGGATCAGAAGAAATTCAAGTTTAAGAATCGTCAACAGCATCTTCATGGGTTATAGAAATTTCTTAATGATTGATGGAGATAGTTGTGTTCGGAATACAAATTATCCAACCGCCCTGTCATTGGTGAATCCGAATACACCAGTTGATGTAAAAAGTAAACAGATCTCATTTGCAAATAATTTAATTGTAAATACCTCATCAGCATATACAACAGCCGGAGATACAACAGCAAATGGATTGGTAGAGGTATCAAGAGGGGCAGGTTGTGGACCTAAATTAAATGCCTTGACAAATTGGGTAAAGAGTGGAGGAGACTTAGCAAATAATATAGATCCAGTGCCATTTACGATGGGTACTGTATTGATAAATCCATTAGCTGCTTCAACAACTCCGGACTTTCGTCCAGTGTCAAATTTATCACCGGCATTAAATGGTGCTAATTTTAATAACAATCCGGTAATTGCTGGTTTCAATTTAAATCCGACAAATTTTGTTGGGGCTATGTCAGCAAACGATGATTGGACAACAGGTTGGACCAACTTTGATCCAAAAAATACAAATTATCCTGATCCAACAGACACCATCACATTGAATGGAATGTTGTCAAGTTTGGCAATACCGGGAGAAAAAAATATTGACGGAGGTACGACACTTACTTTGGATGCATCAAAAGTGTATTTACTTAAAGGATTTGTAGTAGTAAGAAATGGTGGTAAATTGGTTATACCTGCCGGCACAATAATCCGTGCGATAGCAGATTTGAATGCATCACCAAAGAATTATGCATCAATCATCGTAGAGCGTGGAGGCAAAATAGAAATAACAGGAGATAAAAATAATCCCGTTGTAATCAGTTCAGCAAAAGCAGCAGGTAGCCGGGAACGAGGAGATTGGGGAGGCCTGTTGATCGCAGGAAGAGCCTTCCATAATTTATGGAATGCAGGCACAGATGCCGTTCAAATGGAAGGATTTAACAATGTAACATTTGATGCAAATTTGGCTCGATTTGGAGGAACAGATCCACTTGACAATTCAGGTATCATAAGTTATCTGAGATTGGAATTTGGAGGATTGGCATTTGAAATCAATAAAGAGATCAATGCATTAACCTTGGGAGCAGTTGGATCAGGAACAGTAATCAACCACGTACAGGCATCCTATTCAAATGATGATTCATTTGAATGGTTTGGTGGTTCGGTAAACTCAAGCCATTTGATAGCATGGAAAGGAACAGATGACGATTTTGATACCGATAATGGATATAATGGGATCAGTCAATTTGGACTTGGAGTACGGGATTCATCGTATTATGATTTGACATACGCGCTGCCATCAGGATCATCAACATCAGAAGGATTTGAAAGTGATAATGAAGCAACGGGAACAGCAAATTTATCTGGTCCGTATACAAGTGGAGTATTTTCGAATTATACGATGGTAGGCCCGGTTCCGGTAGGCGCAAAGTATACAGACATGAATTCAGTGACCCGGGCAGCATTTCGTCGCGGAGCCCGGATCAGAAGAAATTCAAGTTTAAGGATCGTCAACAGCATCTTCATGGGTTACAGAAATTTCTTAATGATTGATGGAGATAGTTGTGTTCGGAATACAAATTATCCATCCGCCCTGTCATTGGTGAATCCGAATACACCAGTTGATGTGAGAAGTAAACAGATCTCATTTGCAAATAATTTAATTGTAAATACCTCATCAGCATATACAACAGCCGGAGATACAACAGCAAATGGATTGGTAGAGGTATCAAGAGGGGCAGGTTGTGGACCTAAATTAAATGCCTTGACAAATTGGGTAAAGAGTGGAGGAGACTTAGCAAATAATATAGATCCAGTGCCATTTACAATGGGTACTGTATTGATAAATCCATTGGCTTCTTCAACAACTCCGGATTTTCGTCCAGTATCAATGATTTCACCAGCATGTGAAGGTGCTAATTTTAATAACAATCCGGTATTGAATAATCTTGTTAGTACACATGAAGAAATTGAAAAAGCAAAATATCAGGCAGTATATCCAAACCCAGTAGAAAATGGCATTCTGAATTTTGGACATGAAGTACTTTCATTTGGTATATTTGATCTTTCAGGAAAGTTAATACTACATGGATTTGATTCAGACCATGCTAAGGTGAATGGATTACCTCAAGGAATATACTTGATCAAATTGGAAGGTAGAATTCAAAAATTTATTGTACAATAATCTGATTTGAGCTAATAAGAACTCGTGGTTTCATAGCAAGTAATATTTTGTAAACACATTGTTTATATTTACACCAGGCCATTTCGTTGCGGAAATGGCTTTTTTTTTTGGTTGGAATTATTTATGAAATGATTAGATGGGATATTGTCAGATTTAGAATTAAATCTACAAATCGTTATTAATTACTTAATATTTTAATTGAAAATAAACTGTGCACCAACAGTATCTTTGAGAAGTA from Saprospiraceae bacterium includes:
- a CDS encoding TonB-dependent receptor, giving the protein MKLTQMNLNYKRSNFLLVFLFPMLTSFSISQNLSIISGKIIDKTNGEALIGATIILEGTTKGAVTDIEGNFKLAVEPGTYTVNIRYIGYEPGIIKIETKSDEVIHLDFAMEEAKALSLNEVVVSATLEKSSDVAMNIELRKAALIASGITASEIRKTPDRTVGDILKRVTGASIQEGRFAIIRGMNDRYNAGYLDGALLSSTESDRKAFAFDVVPANLIDNLMIVKAGSAELIGDFGGGVIKINTKSVPDKLVQNISVGAQYHSLTTFNDFKQFKTYASEKLNFLSEKRNIPTFEEGALKLSSTFPSNADKIRLGNISKNFNNDWSSSSINVTPNARLAYSIGFPIQLNDYKKLGVIFALNYSNTRRISGNEINSYDGSGQVSGFTDKSYLRNITTGGIFNLNYIGANTQINFHNLMNINTDNNSIYRTGTANFTDVLTVQNTANVINYNSLYNGIASLKQLIGDSILCVNASLSYSNVHREIPDYRIASYFKLPDFPSYQLTLGDFFNSSTGRFASMLDENLYSGTIELTKKIRTSKIKTEFKTGYYFQTRHRTFEGRSFVYGGTPNETTLNPEIDLGQKNIDATKLFLIEKTSNDLAYYRGKSFVSAFYGSVDQNYFNRFRAIYGLRFEDIDLNVDNQKVNTPIADIKKMSILPSVNLTYSLNEKTNIRASYFSSVNRPEFRELAPFAFYVFDKNAEIRGNNDLKIANLMNFDVRYEFYPQGGQLISIGGFYKSIQNPIELSLDITQAQTTFTFHNEKASRIYGIELELKKKLDFIGRSDLFRDFAVYSNFSIIHSELSFKDGSQAKSNRPLQGQSPYIINARLQYENPNNGWSCNIGLNRVGRRIAYVGVDPKYGNTRQDIYEEPRTVLDFQVGKTFNNINIKLTLGDLLHKDLIYYQDVNNDGKYTSSNLPNSDRLMFIFSNGFSSTLNLSYSF
- a CDS encoding T9SS type A sorting domain-containing protein; translated protein: MKLNLLVIITLSIFIVNSNNAQSNFKLSSTDYVGAFSKDLTNDWTTGWTNFDPKNTNYPDPTDTITLNGMLSSLAIPGEKNIDGGTTLTLDASKVYLLKGFVVVRNGGKLVIPAGTIIRAIADLNASPKNYASIIVERGGKIEITGDKNNPVVISSAKAAGSRERGDWGGLLIAGRAFHNLWNAGTDAVQMEGFNNVTFDANLARFGGTDPLDNSGIISYLRLEFGGLAFEINKEINALTLGAVGSGTVINHVQASYSNDDSFEWFGGSVNSSHLIAWKGTDDDFDTDNGYNGISQFGLGVRDSSYYDLTYALPSGSSTSEGFESDNEATGTANLSGPYTSGVFSNYTMVGPVPVGAKYTDMNSVTRAAFRRGARIRRNSSLRIVNSIFMGYRNFLMIDGDSCVRNTNYPTALSLVNPNTPVDVKSKQISFANNLIVNTSSAYTTAGDTTANGLVEVSRGAGCGPKLNALTNWVKSGGDLANNIDPVPFTMGTVLINPLAASTTPDFRPVSNLSPALNGANFNNNPVIAGFNLNPTNFVGAMSANDDWTTGWTNFDPKNTNYPDPTDTITLNGMLSSLAIPGEKNIDGGTTLTLDASKVYLLKGFVVVRNGGKLVIPAGTIIRAIADLNASPKNYASIIVERGGKIEITGDKNNPVVISSAKAAGSRERGDWGGLLIAGRAFHNLWNAGTDAVQMEGFNNVTFDANLARFGGTDPLDNSGIISYLRLEFGGLAFEINKEINALTLGAVGSGTVINHVQASYSNDDSFEWFGGSVNSSHLIAWKGTDDDFDTDNGYNGISQFGLGVRDSSYYDLTYALPSGSSTSEGFESDNEATGTANLSGPYTSGVFSNYTMVGPVPVGAKYTDMNSVTRAAFRRGARIRRNSSLRIVNSIFMGYRNFLMIDGDSCVRNTNYPSALSLVNPNTPVDVRSKQISFANNLIVNTSSAYTTAGDTTANGLVEVSRGAGCGPKLNALTNWVKSGGDLANNIDPVPFTMGTVLINPLASSTTPDFRPVSMISPACEGANFNNNPVLNNLVSTHEEIEKAKYQAVYPNPVENGILNFGHEVLSFGIFDLSGKLILHGFDSDHAKVNGLPQGIYLIKLEGRIQKFIVQ